A portion of the Micromonospora tarapacensis genome contains these proteins:
- a CDS encoding DUF6642 family protein, with product MARGGIFCVEGQWHRDLNDRGSVLPTLELLERLGKVRFIHKDAATRDELFYFIDRWLLKQYADHRLGFFAMHGEPNRLCLTDWQSVELTEVAELMAGRSEGRRLYFGSCSVLRAPEPVLREFLDVTGAALICGFTREVDWVESAAFETVLLDVLANGQRHNAAELRMGSAHWAPLASYLGFRIIYANGRAWRPSVRPRVPSQPSASHPT from the coding sequence GTGGCGCGCGGTGGCATCTTCTGCGTCGAGGGTCAGTGGCACCGGGATCTCAACGATCGCGGATCCGTGCTGCCCACCCTCGAACTGCTCGAACGGCTGGGCAAGGTTCGCTTCATCCACAAGGACGCGGCCACCCGGGACGAGCTGTTCTACTTCATCGATCGCTGGCTGCTCAAGCAGTACGCGGACCATCGGCTGGGCTTCTTCGCGATGCACGGCGAGCCGAACCGGCTGTGCCTGACCGACTGGCAGTCGGTCGAACTCACCGAGGTGGCCGAGCTGATGGCCGGGCGCAGCGAGGGGCGGCGACTCTACTTCGGCAGCTGTTCGGTGCTGCGCGCCCCCGAGCCGGTGCTGCGTGAGTTCCTCGACGTGACCGGCGCCGCGTTGATCTGCGGCTTCACCCGCGAGGTGGACTGGGTCGAGTCGGCGGCCTTCGAGACCGTCCTGCTCGACGTGCTCGCCAACGGCCAGCGGCACAACGCCGCCGAGTTGCGGATGGGTTCGGCGCACTGGGCGCCCCTGGCGTCGTACCTAGGCTTCCGGATCATCTACGCCAACGGCCGGGCCTGGCGGCCGTCGGTGCGCCCCCGGGTGCCCAGCCAGCCGTCCGCCAGCCACCCCACCTGA
- a CDS encoding D-Ala-D-Ala carboxypeptidase family metallohydrolase yields the protein MRVHTLKRAVVALALALPGAAIATVVAAPTAHADACYTWNRNLYQGRSGSDVRELQLRLAGWAGNRDIVELDGRFGPKTAAALRRFQSAYGIKVDGIAGPQTFGKLYQIQDSDCTPQHFTWSEMDNGCGGSGWSGGPLTSSQTRQNALRTMWKLEALRKSLGEQPLIVTSGFRSRTCNIQVGGASDSQHLYGNAADLISRDRSLCQIARQARNHGFSGIIGPGVRGHNTHVHVDSRRENNQDRNANGTYWAAPDCGIPAG from the coding sequence GTGCGCGTACACACCTTGAAACGGGCTGTCGTCGCCCTTGCCCTGGCCCTGCCGGGCGCCGCGATCGCCACGGTGGTCGCCGCACCAACGGCCCACGCGGACGCCTGCTACACCTGGAACCGCAACCTCTATCAGGGGCGCTCCGGTAGCGACGTGCGTGAGCTGCAACTGCGGCTGGCCGGCTGGGCCGGCAACCGCGACATCGTCGAACTCGACGGGCGGTTCGGCCCGAAGACCGCCGCGGCGTTGCGTCGCTTCCAGTCCGCGTACGGCATCAAGGTCGACGGAATCGCCGGCCCGCAGACCTTCGGGAAGCTGTACCAGATCCAGGACAGCGACTGCACGCCGCAGCACTTCACCTGGAGCGAGATGGACAACGGCTGCGGCGGGAGCGGATGGAGTGGCGGACCGCTCACCAGCTCGCAGACCCGGCAGAACGCCCTGCGCACGATGTGGAAGCTGGAGGCGTTGCGGAAGAGCCTCGGCGAGCAGCCACTCATCGTCACCAGCGGCTTCCGCAGCCGCACCTGCAACATCCAGGTCGGCGGGGCGTCCGACAGCCAGCACCTGTACGGCAACGCCGCCGACCTCATCTCGCGCGACAGGTCGCTGTGCCAGATCGCCCGCCAGGCCCGCAACCACGGCTTCAGCGGGATCATCGGGCCGGGCGTGCGAGGCCACAACACCCACGTCCACGTCGACTCGCGGCGGGAGAACAACCAGGACCGCAACGCGAACGGCACCTACTGGGCCGCGCCGGACTGCGGAATTCCGGCCGGCTGA